Proteins encoded together in one Thermococcus barophilus MP window:
- the mobB gene encoding molybdopterin-guanine dinucleotide biosynthesis protein B, which produces MKAVAFVGYKKSGKTASLQRVAKVLKERGYKIGIAKSMHADLDKEGSDTWKFRQIADYVLVKAQDTDALLFKADDINAFFSVMPEVDFLLLEGFKSIKHVPKIICARDESDVKELNDGLAIAVSGIIANEKMGNIDGLPIINAFEEPEKLADLIEKKAFMLPNIDCHMCGFTCYEMAKFIVKGEKTLNDCKVISSKPKVVVKIDGKTLPMKDWVQEMVEKTIRGLLSSMKGYRDGKIEIKIE; this is translated from the coding sequence ATGAAAGCTGTTGCATTTGTGGGATATAAAAAAAGTGGAAAGACTGCAAGTTTACAAAGAGTTGCTAAAGTGCTAAAAGAGAGGGGTTACAAAATAGGCATAGCAAAAAGCATGCATGCAGATCTTGACAAGGAGGGAAGTGATACATGGAAGTTCAGGCAGATCGCAGACTATGTCCTCGTTAAAGCCCAAGATACCGATGCTCTTCTGTTCAAAGCAGATGATATAAACGCATTCTTCTCAGTTATGCCGGAAGTGGATTTCCTTTTACTTGAAGGATTTAAGAGCATAAAGCACGTACCTAAGATCATCTGTGCCAGGGATGAAAGTGATGTCAAAGAGCTGAACGACGGGCTTGCCATAGCCGTGAGTGGGATTATAGCCAATGAAAAGATGGGAAATATTGACGGCTTGCCAATAATAAACGCTTTTGAAGAACCAGAGAAGCTCGCTGACTTGATTGAGAAAAAAGCATTCATGCTCCCTAACATTGACTGCCATATGTGCGGGTTCACGTGCTATGAGATGGCAAAGTTCATCGTTAAAGGCGAAAAAACTCTCAACGACTGTAAGGTCATAAGCTCGAAGCCAAAAGTTGTTGTCAAGATTGATGGAAAGACTCTTCCAATGAAGGACTGGGTGCAGGAAATGGTGGAGAAAACAATAAGAGGTCTGCTTTCCTCGATGAAGGGATACAGAGACGGAAAGATCGAGATCAAGATCGAATAA
- a CDS encoding M67 family metallopeptidase has protein sequence MRLIIKHEHLFMILERAKESKIEICGFLLGKQQDDVIVVKEVIFTKNKLNSPTAFEIDPLEIVEVLDYADEKNLEPVGIFHSHLCKPIPSGRDIRGMKLWRNVWLIVDNKGSYGAFILKDGKIKEVEVEVIRS, from the coding sequence ATGAGGCTGATCATCAAACATGAACATCTATTCATGATTTTAGAGAGGGCTAAGGAAAGCAAAATTGAGATATGCGGCTTCCTCTTGGGAAAACAACAAGATGATGTCATCGTCGTTAAAGAGGTTATTTTCACAAAGAACAAGCTGAATTCTCCAACCGCTTTTGAAATAGATCCTCTTGAGATTGTTGAGGTTCTTGACTATGCAGATGAGAAGAACCTTGAGCCTGTAGGAATCTTTCACTCCCATTTATGCAAACCTATTCCTTCAGGGAGGGACATTAGGGGAATGAAGCTCTGGAGAAATGTATGGCTTATCGTGGACAACAAAGGGAGTTATGGGGCGTTCATCTTAAAAGACGGGAAAATTAAGGAGGTGGAAGTTGAGGTTATTCGATCTTGA
- a CDS encoding 2,3-bisphosphoglycerate-dependent phosphoglycerate mutase, producing MALLVLVRHGESLWNRLNIFTGWVDIPLSENGIREALKAGDLLKDYKFDVIFTSELVRAIQTAMLIMSRNKHGVAKIEHENGKMKEWGTVYGEHGRNYIPVYKAWQLNERYYGKLQGWNKDYARKVYGDEQVLLWRRSYDIAPPGGESLKDTAKRTIPYLKERIIPELEKGKNVLVSAHGNSLRSVVMHIENLTKEEVLRLNIPTGIPLIYEYKNRKLIRKGYLTERGFINKLIE from the coding sequence ATGGCATTATTGGTTTTAGTCAGACATGGCGAAAGCCTGTGGAACAGGCTGAACATTTTTACAGGCTGGGTGGATATTCCTTTAAGCGAAAATGGTATTCGAGAGGCATTAAAGGCTGGCGATCTTCTGAAGGATTACAAGTTTGACGTGATTTTTACTTCTGAGCTTGTGAGAGCCATTCAGACGGCAATGCTGATAATGAGCAGAAATAAGCACGGAGTTGCAAAGATTGAGCATGAAAATGGAAAGATGAAAGAATGGGGCACTGTTTACGGAGAACACGGAAGAAATTACATTCCTGTTTATAAGGCTTGGCAGCTTAATGAGCGCTATTATGGAAAGCTCCAAGGCTGGAACAAGGATTATGCAAGAAAGGTTTATGGTGATGAACAAGTTCTGCTTTGGAGACGAAGCTATGACATAGCACCACCGGGAGGGGAGAGTTTAAAAGATACTGCCAAAAGAACGATACCTTATCTAAAAGAGAGAATAATTCCAGAGCTTGAGAAAGGTAAGAATGTCTTGGTTTCAGCCCATGGAAACAGTTTAAGGTCGGTCGTAATGCATATTGAAAATCTCACAAAGGAAGAGGTGCTTAGACTCAACATACCTACGGGAATACCCCTAATCTATGAGTATAAAAATAGAAAGCTCATTAGGAAAGGGTATCTTACAGAAAGGGGATTTATAAATAAGCTGATTGAGTAA
- a CDS encoding CDC48 family AAA ATPase has protein sequence MADKREIKLKVASAYQRDVGRGIVRIDRKAMRTIGVQPGDIVEIIGTKNTAAVVWPAYPEDEGLDIIRMDGTIRKNAGVGLGDEVTVRKAEVKEAKKVVLAPTEPIRFGADFVDWLHSRLIGRPVVRGDYIKIGVLGQELTFVVTATTPAGIVQITEFTDFTVSEKPVKEVAKTAALGVTYEDIGGLKDVIQKIREMIELPLKHPEIFEKLGIEPPKGVLLYGPPGTGKTLLAKAVANEANAHFIAINGPEIMSKYYGESEERLREVFKEAEENAPSIIFIDEIDAIAPKRGEVTGEVEKRVVAQLLALMDGLKSRGKVIVIGATNRPDALDPALRRPGRFDREIEVGVPDRQGRKEILQIHTRGMPIEPEFRKSEVKRILEGLRGDERFRDIINRAIEKVERAKDEKEIQDILKNLDERLYDEVKHRLIDALLEELADKTHGFVGADLAALAREAAMAALRRLIKEGKIDFEAEHIPKEVLEELKVTKRDFYEALKMIEPSALREVLLEIPNVRWDDIGGLEEVKEALREAVEWPLKYPEAFQALGINPPKGILLYGPPGTGKTLLAKAVATESEANFIGIRGPEVLSKWVGESEKNIREIFRKARQAAPTVIFIDEIDAIAPRRGTDVNRVTDRLINQLLTEMDGIEENSGVVVIAATNRPDILDPALLRPGRFDRLILVPAPDEKARYEIFKVHTRKMPLSEDVDLKELAKRTEGYTGADIAAVCREAAMNAMRRALKEGIIKPGVKMDEVKQKVKVTMKDFEEALEKVGPSVSKETMEYYKKIEEQFKKMRG, from the coding sequence AATTGGCGTTCAACCAGGGGACATAGTAGAGATAATTGGGACAAAGAACACAGCGGCAGTTGTCTGGCCGGCATATCCAGAGGATGAAGGATTGGACATCATCAGGATGGACGGTACAATCAGAAAGAATGCAGGGGTTGGACTTGGAGACGAGGTGACTGTAAGAAAGGCTGAGGTCAAAGAGGCAAAGAAAGTTGTCTTGGCTCCAACGGAGCCAATCAGATTTGGAGCAGACTTCGTTGACTGGCTACACTCAAGGCTCATTGGAAGACCAGTGGTTAGAGGGGACTACATCAAGATCGGCGTCCTTGGACAGGAGCTTACCTTCGTTGTAACAGCAACGACACCAGCCGGAATCGTCCAGATCACAGAGTTTACAGACTTCACAGTTAGTGAAAAACCTGTTAAAGAGGTTGCAAAGACTGCAGCATTAGGAGTTACCTACGAGGACATCGGTGGTCTCAAGGATGTAATCCAGAAGATCAGGGAGATGATTGAACTCCCACTTAAACACCCCGAGATCTTTGAAAAGCTTGGAATTGAGCCGCCTAAGGGAGTTTTGCTTTATGGTCCACCGGGAACCGGTAAAACTTTGCTCGCAAAGGCTGTTGCAAATGAAGCAAACGCTCACTTTATAGCCATCAACGGTCCGGAAATCATGAGCAAATACTATGGAGAGAGCGAAGAAAGACTGAGAGAAGTCTTTAAAGAGGCTGAGGAAAACGCTCCGAGCATAATCTTCATTGACGAGATTGATGCAATTGCACCTAAGAGAGGTGAGGTTACTGGAGAGGTCGAGAAGAGGGTAGTTGCTCAGCTCTTGGCATTAATGGATGGTCTCAAGAGCAGAGGAAAGGTCATTGTCATAGGTGCAACTAACAGACCAGATGCCCTAGACCCAGCTTTAAGAAGGCCTGGAAGATTCGACAGAGAAATTGAGGTTGGTGTTCCAGACAGACAGGGAAGAAAAGAAATCCTCCAGATTCACACAAGGGGGATGCCAATTGAGCCAGAATTCAGAAAGAGCGAGGTTAAGAGAATCTTGGAAGGACTTAGAGGAGATGAGAGGTTCAGGGATATCATCAATAGGGCGATTGAGAAAGTCGAGAGAGCCAAGGATGAAAAGGAAATTCAAGACATACTCAAAAACCTTGATGAGAGACTTTACGATGAGGTCAAGCACCGCTTAATTGATGCACTATTAGAGGAGCTTGCAGATAAGACGCATGGATTCGTAGGTGCAGATTTGGCAGCTTTAGCAAGAGAAGCTGCAATGGCTGCACTGAGGAGATTAATCAAAGAAGGTAAGATTGACTTTGAGGCGGAGCACATTCCAAAGGAAGTGCTGGAGGAGCTCAAAGTTACTAAGAGAGACTTCTACGAAGCATTGAAAATGATAGAACCCTCAGCACTCAGAGAAGTACTCCTTGAGATTCCAAATGTAAGATGGGACGACATAGGTGGGCTTGAGGAGGTTAAGGAGGCTTTGAGAGAGGCAGTTGAGTGGCCGCTCAAGTATCCAGAGGCGTTTCAGGCATTGGGAATTAACCCACCAAAGGGAATCCTCCTTTACGGACCGCCAGGAACAGGTAAAACGTTGTTAGCTAAGGCAGTGGCAACGGAGAGCGAGGCTAACTTCATTGGAATCAGGGGTCCGGAAGTGTTGAGCAAATGGGTTGGTGAGAGCGAAAAGAACATCAGGGAAATCTTCAGGAAGGCAAGGCAGGCTGCACCAACGGTGATATTCATTGACGAAATTGATGCTATAGCACCAAGAAGAGGAACCGACGTGAACAGGGTGACAGACAGACTAATCAACCAGCTCCTCACAGAGATGGACGGTATTGAAGAGAACAGTGGTGTTGTTGTCATTGCAGCAACTAACAGACCTGATATCTTGGATCCAGCTTTGCTCAGGCCTGGAAGATTTGACAGGTTAATCTTAGTCCCAGCACCAGACGAAAAAGCAAGATATGAGATATTCAAGGTGCACACGAGAAAGATGCCTCTATCTGAGGATGTTGACCTCAAAGAGTTGGCCAAGAGAACTGAAGGATACACAGGTGCAGACATCGCGGCGGTCTGCAGAGAGGCGGCAATGAACGCAATGAGAAGAGCACTCAAGGAAGGGATTATCAAGCCAGGCGTTAAGATGGATGAGGTTAAGCAGAAAGTCAAAGTTACAATGAAGGACTTCGAAGAAGCTCTTGAGAAAGTTGGGCCAAGTGTTAGCAAGGAAACGATGGAGTACTACAAGAAGATAGAGGAGCAGTTCAAGAAGATGAGGGGTTGA